The Mucilaginibacter sp. PAMB04168 genome contains the following window.
GATTTCTTATCCTATTACTTATGAAGGTGTAAAAGCCAGGATTGTATATGGCCGTAGTATAGACGCGCGTAAAGAACTGGTTGGCAGGCTCGAACTTACCCAACGCCGCCTACTGCAAATTCTCGAAACCACGATTATCGGTTTTATGCAGATTGATTTTGGCTGGCGCATTGCGTATTGGAACAAAGCCGCTGAGGAGTTGATAGGCTACAACCGCCAAATTGTGTTGAATAGGAGTATTTGGGAGGTATTGCCCGAAATATTACACTCCGACTTTTATCACAGTTTTGAAAGCGCCATGACGGACCGGATAAGCGTTGATTTTACGGACTACTTTTGGCCAACTCAAAAATGGTTCAATTGCACTGCCTACCCGGCCGAAACCGGTATCATTGTTCATTTCAGAGATATAACGCATAAGCGGCTCAGCCAGGAAAGCCTGCTTGAAAAAATAGACCAGTTAAAAGAAATTTCTTATTTAAACTCTCACGCCCTGCGCAAGCCAGTTGCCAGTTTACTGGGCTTAACAGAGCTTGTTAAAGAGGACTTGATTAAGCCAGGGGAATTTAAGGACATAGCAGCACTCATAAACGATTGCAGCATTGAGTTGGATAATGTGGTAAATGATGTAAATAACTGGATAAATGACGAAGATTATTTGCAGCCGTTTGATACCGTAATTGAGGCTTTTGATTTCAGGGCTTTTTTACAATATGTAGTTGATAAACTGCAACCCATTTACAGGCGACATGAGCTCATTATTATAAGCGATATACAGCTAAGTTTTTACGGCAATAAGCAAATTATAGAGCAAGCCCTGCGTTACCTGATTGATAATGCGGTAAAGTTTTCGCCCGTGGCTAACCGGGTAATTGTAAAGGCTGAGTTGGTGATGCAAAACATCGTACTATCGGTAGAAGATTTTGGCGTTGGTATGGACGTGGATCAACTGCATAAATTATTTCATCGCATCAATCAAAAAAAGCATGTAAACCTGAGCTCGGGCCTGCCTAAGATTAATGAGGTTTGCCGCCGCCATAACGGTAATATGTGGATTGAAAGTGTACCGGGAGATGGCTCCACCTTTTATATGCGGTTCCCATTATCCAATGTTGGTGCTTACAAGTCCACAGGTGTAATAAACTTTGGTGTTTATAGGCAGTCGTATACCGACATCAGTTACAACGAAGAATATCATTACTTGTATGTAGATTGGATAGGTTTTCACAATCTTCATTCCGTAAAAGATGGTTGCTTAAAAATGCTTGCGTACATTAGGAAATATGACTGCGACCGCATTATTAATGACAATTCGCAGGTAATAGGCGGCTGGATGGATGCCTGCGATTGGATCATCAAAAACTTTTTTCCACCGGCCGAGCAGGCAGGACTTAAACATTTGGCCTGGGTGCTGTCTCCCAGCTTGTTTAGTAAACTGTCAGCCCAACACACTGTTGAACATAAGGAAACCAGTGTTGTGATACAAAGATTTGAGGATAATCAGGCTGCCCAGGACTGGCTGGCAAGCATCAGGTAAAACTTGCTTATTTAAACTAATTCTAAATAGTTCTTGCGGAAAAGGATTTCTTGTCTAATTTTGCAGCCATATAGAATTAGTCTAAATAAGTATGCAAAAACTTTACACCCTCACAATTGCGTTTTTACTCACTTTAATTTGCACAGGCAGCGTTTTTGCCCAAACCCAAACCGGCAAAATAACAGGCAAAGTTACCACCAGCGATGGCAACGCTGCCACTTACGTAAGCGTAGGACT
Protein-coding sequences here:
- a CDS encoding PAS domain-containing sensor histidine kinase; this translates as MIERAGFDVLFYANPQPMWIFDVNTLRILEVNAAATARYGYTHEEFLTKTLRDLRPVEDIPLLEELLPAIREKETHYREFRHVAKNGTLLNVEVISYPITYEGVKARIVYGRSIDARKELVGRLELTQRRLLQILETTIIGFMQIDFGWRIAYWNKAAEELIGYNRQIVLNRSIWEVLPEILHSDFYHSFESAMTDRISVDFTDYFWPTQKWFNCTAYPAETGIIVHFRDITHKRLSQESLLEKIDQLKEISYLNSHALRKPVASLLGLTELVKEDLIKPGEFKDIAALINDCSIELDNVVNDVNNWINDEDYLQPFDTVIEAFDFRAFLQYVVDKLQPIYRRHELIIISDIQLSFYGNKQIIEQALRYLIDNAVKFSPVANRVIVKAELVMQNIVLSVEDFGVGMDVDQLHKLFHRINQKKHVNLSSGLPKINEVCRRHNGNMWIESVPGDGSTFYMRFPLSNVGAYKSTGVINFGVYRQSYTDISYNEEYHYLYVDWIGFHNLHSVKDGCLKMLAYIRKYDCDRIINDNSQVIGGWMDACDWIIKNFFPPAEQAGLKHLAWVLSPSLFSKLSAQHTVEHKETSVVIQRFEDNQAAQDWLASIR